The Lactuca sativa cultivar Salinas chromosome 2, Lsat_Salinas_v11, whole genome shotgun sequence genome includes a window with the following:
- the LOC111888446 gene encoding uncharacterized protein LOC111888446, with the protein MECGKSAASVVRKVKKKQVKDELDRIKQAEKKKRRLEKALAASAAIISELEKKNQKKREEQQRLDEECAAIAEAVALQVLIGEESDQNQKDEEWYPSWGCYDSGQVWGSPNGETGWVSSGYGGPRCEGNGYGYGYGLGNVHVVEEREWEGVGEVSEGALMAAQAISSLQIADDTVNVNAFVFNRMVRG; encoded by the coding sequence ATGGAGTGTGGTAAATCAGCAGCATCTGTTGTTAGAAAAGTTAAGAAGAAGCAAGTGAAGGACGAACTGGATCGAATCAAACAAGCAGAGAAGAAGAAACGCCGATTGGAAAAAGCCCTGGCAGCTTCAGCCGCCATTATTTCGGAGCTGGAGAAGAAGAACCAGAAGAAGAGAGAAGAACAACAAAGGCTAGACGAAGAGTGTGCCGCCATAGCCGAGGCGGTTGCTTTGCAGGTCCTAATCGGTGAAGAATCCGACCAGAACCAGAAGGATGAGGAATGGTATCCTTCATGGGGATGCTATGACTCCGGTCAAGTTTGGGGGAGTCCGAATGGGGAAACGGGTTGGGTTTCGAGTGGTTATGGAGGACCCAGATGTGAAGGGAACGGGTATGGATACGGGTACGGGCTGGGTAATGTTCATGTTGTGGAGGAGAGAGAGTGGGAAGGTGTAGGGGAGGTGTCAGAGGGTGCTTTAATGGCGGCACAGGCTATCTCTTCTCTCCAGATTGCAGACGATACTGTCAATGTCAATGCCTTTGTTTTTAATAGAATGGTGAGAGGGTGA